The Acidobacteriota bacterium genome contains a region encoding:
- the msrB gene encoding peptide-methionine (R)-S-oxide reductase MsrB, whose protein sequence is MSEMRNKSDDQWRQELTPEQYRVMREKGTERAFTGAYWDNKEPGVYRCAGCRSELFRSETKYDSGSGWPSFWEPSEGDAVRLERDSSYGMIRTEVLCANCDAHLGHVFPDGPRPTGERYCINSVSLDFEEKS, encoded by the coding sequence ATGAGCGAGATGCGAAACAAGAGCGACGACCAGTGGCGGCAGGAGCTCACTCCGGAGCAGTACCGGGTGATGCGCGAGAAGGGCACCGAGCGCGCCTTCACCGGCGCCTACTGGGACAACAAGGAGCCCGGGGTCTATCGCTGTGCCGGCTGCCGCTCGGAGCTGTTCCGCTCGGAGACGAAGTACGATTCCGGATCCGGCTGGCCGAGCTTCTGGGAGCCCAGCGAGGGCGATGCGGTGCGCCTCGAGCGCGACTCGAGCTACGGCATGATCCGCACCGAAGTGCTCTGTGCGAATTGCGATGCGCACCTCGGACACGTCTTCCCGGATGGTCCGCGGCCGACCGGCGAGCGCTACTGCATCAACTCCGTTTCGCTCGATTTCGAAGAGAAATCGTGA